The following coding sequences are from one Frigoribacterium sp. Leaf415 window:
- a CDS encoding D-alanine--D-alanine ligase family protein, translating into MASTEPTATTRLAAADISSVDASSVLASAPEAAKTVVVVLFGGRSSEHSISCATAGGVLSAIDRTRYDVVPVGITVDGAFTLQPDDAARFALDAETLPTVVDNGTRVHWPESSTTRELTVTEPDGTTRLLGEVDVVFPILHGPFGEDGTVQGLLELTGLPYVGAGVLASSLGMDKHFTKTVLQAAGVTVAPWLTVRRRDWDAAPERVTADVEPLGYPMFVKPARAGSSVGVSRVDAPADLATAMAKAFAEDHKVLVESAVVGREIECAVLGGRDGAAPRTSVAGEIVLASDTFYDFESKYLGAPGADLVCPADLAPGDLAEMQRLAALAFEAIDGTGLARVDFFLTDDGWVINEVNTMPGFTPISMFPACWLASGLSYPELIDELIALGLETER; encoded by the coding sequence ATGGCGAGCACCGAGCCCACCGCGACCACCCGCCTCGCCGCGGCCGACATCTCGTCCGTCGACGCCTCGTCGGTCTTGGCCTCGGCACCCGAGGCGGCGAAGACCGTCGTGGTCGTCCTCTTCGGCGGCCGCTCGAGCGAGCACTCGATCAGCTGCGCGACGGCCGGGGGAGTCCTCTCGGCGATCGACCGCACCCGCTACGACGTGGTGCCCGTGGGCATCACCGTCGACGGGGCGTTCACCCTCCAGCCCGACGACGCGGCGAGGTTCGCGCTCGACGCCGAGACGCTGCCGACCGTCGTCGACAACGGCACCCGCGTGCACTGGCCCGAGTCGTCCACCACCCGCGAGCTGACCGTCACCGAGCCCGACGGCACGACGCGCCTGCTGGGCGAGGTCGACGTGGTGTTCCCGATCTTGCACGGTCCGTTCGGCGAGGACGGCACGGTGCAGGGCCTGCTCGAACTGACCGGGCTGCCCTACGTCGGGGCGGGCGTGCTCGCCTCGTCGCTCGGCATGGACAAGCACTTCACGAAGACGGTGCTGCAGGCCGCCGGCGTGACCGTCGCCCCGTGGCTCACCGTCCGTCGTCGTGACTGGGACGCCGCGCCCGAGCGCGTGACCGCCGACGTCGAGCCGCTCGGTTACCCGATGTTCGTCAAGCCCGCCCGAGCCGGGTCGAGCGTGGGGGTGTCGCGCGTCGACGCGCCCGCCGACCTCGCCACGGCCATGGCCAAGGCCTTCGCCGAGGACCACAAGGTCCTCGTCGAGTCCGCGGTCGTCGGCCGCGAGATCGAGTGCGCCGTGCTCGGTGGACGCGACGGGGCGGCGCCCCGCACCTCGGTCGCGGGCGAGATCGTCCTCGCGAGCGACACCTTCTACGACTTCGAGTCGAAGTACCTCGGCGCCCCCGGGGCCGACCTGGTCTGCCCCGCCGACCTCGCCCCGGGCGACCTGGCCGAGATGCAGCGGCTCGCCGCGCTGGCCTTCGAGGCCATCGACGGCACGGGCCTGGCTCGCGTCGACTTCTTCCTGACCGACGACGGCTGGGTGATCAACGAGGTCAACACCATGCCCGGCTTCACGCCCATCTCGATGTTCCCCGCCTGCTGGCTCGCGAGCGGCCTGAGCTACCCCGAGCTGATCGACGAACTCATCGCCCTCGGCCTCGAGACCGAGCGTTGA
- a CDS encoding lysophospholipid acyltransferase family protein gives MSTADPDAPVVPVPARRRRKEKGAFFRVLATPAAPLFDLMARIDIVDGDKLPAEGAFVLTPNHYTNIDPVVVGRVMWALGRVPRFLAKASLFRVPVFGRMMHAMGHIPVERAGRTHDHDPLAAGRLLVARGGGVIVYPEGTLTRDPDLWPMKGKSGAVRLALAAGVPLIPMAHWGSQHLMGRYSSRLHAFPRKRITVVIGDPVDLSAYRDRPLDQASVTAATAVVMDAVTELVERLRAEKAPAERWNPAKNHQKETGRFE, from the coding sequence GTGTCGACAGCCGACCCCGACGCCCCCGTCGTCCCGGTCCCGGCGCGCAGGCGTCGCAAGGAGAAGGGCGCGTTCTTCCGCGTCCTCGCGACGCCCGCCGCACCGCTCTTCGACCTGATGGCCCGGATCGACATCGTCGACGGCGACAAGCTGCCGGCCGAGGGCGCCTTCGTCCTCACGCCGAACCACTACACGAACATCGACCCCGTGGTCGTCGGTCGTGTCATGTGGGCACTCGGGCGGGTGCCGCGCTTCCTCGCGAAGGCGTCGCTGTTCCGGGTGCCGGTGTTCGGCCGCATGATGCACGCCATGGGGCACATCCCCGTCGAGCGGGCGGGGCGCACCCACGACCACGACCCGCTGGCGGCCGGTCGCCTGCTCGTCGCCCGGGGCGGCGGCGTGATCGTCTACCCCGAGGGCACCCTCACCCGCGACCCCGACCTCTGGCCGATGAAGGGCAAGAGCGGCGCCGTCCGCCTCGCCCTCGCCGCCGGCGTCCCGCTCATCCCAATGGCGCACTGGGGCAGCCAGCACCTCATGGGCCGCTACTCGAGCCGCCTCCACGCCTTCCCGCGCAAGCGCATCACCGTCGTGATCGGCGATCCGGTCGACCTCTCGGCCTACCGCGATCGTCCGCTCGACCAGGCCTCCGTCACCGCCGCCACCGCCGTGGTGATGGACGCCGTGACCGAGCTCGTCGAACGGCTGCGAGCCGAGAAGGCCCCGGCCGAGCGGTGGAACCCCGCCAAGAACCACCAGAAGGAGACAGGCCGCTTTGAGTAG
- the rsmD gene encoding 16S rRNA (guanine(966)-N(2))-methyltransferase RsmD — translation MSRIISGFADNLSLVVPKVGTRPTSDRVREALFSSLDARDEIRGRRVLDLYAGTGGLGLEAASRGAASVVLVEKAPAAAKVLRRNVESVLARAPRPPRGTPPRIDVVAQPVRSYLEGGSALVDLVFFDPPYELSAADLTADLTALLPSLDEQALVVVERASRDGEPGWPDGLTLDVKKQYGDTTVWFALRD, via the coding sequence ATGTCCCGCATCATCTCCGGCTTCGCCGACAACCTCTCGCTCGTCGTCCCCAAGGTCGGGACGCGGCCCACGAGCGACCGGGTGCGCGAGGCGCTGTTCTCGTCGCTCGACGCGCGCGACGAGATCCGGGGCCGGCGCGTCCTCGACCTCTACGCCGGCACGGGCGGCCTCGGGCTCGAGGCGGCGTCGCGAGGGGCGGCCTCGGTCGTCCTCGTCGAGAAGGCCCCGGCCGCCGCGAAGGTGCTGCGCCGCAACGTCGAGTCCGTGCTGGCGCGGGCACCCCGTCCGCCGCGCGGCACTCCCCCGCGGATCGACGTGGTCGCCCAACCCGTGCGGTCGTACCTCGAGGGCGGCTCGGCGCTCGTCGACCTCGTCTTCTTCGACCCGCCCTACGAGCTGTCGGCCGCCGACCTCACCGCCGACCTCACGGCCCTGCTGCCGTCGCTCGACGAGCAGGCCCTCGTCGTCGTCGAGCGCGCCTCGCGGGACGGCGAACCGGGCTGGCCCGACGGCCTCACCCTCGACGTCAAGAAGCAGTACGGCGACACCACGGTCTGGTTCGCGCTGCGCGACTGA
- a CDS encoding NAD(P)H-dependent glycerol-3-phosphate dehydrogenase produces MRDSIPRRVAVLGSGSWGTTFAKVLAEGGADVTLWARRPEVAREITESKRNSDYLPGINLPRTLVATPSVEQALAGAEQVYLSVPSQTLRDNLTAIRGMVPSGVPVVSLMKGVEKATGLRMSEVIEAELGIDRDLIAVASGPNLALEIAKRQPTAAVVSSYSLDTATLVAATATNPYFRSFVNTDVIGTEFGGVLKNLIAVAIGIVDGVGYGENTKASIITRGLAEMTAFAVSFGAKAETLAGLAGLGDLIATCESPLSRNNTAGRLLGQGYAFGDVVRQMNQTAEGLASVAPILELARSRGVDMPIVQQVAEVLAGTLDPRNIAPHLTETDEPQGE; encoded by the coding sequence ATGCGCGACTCGATCCCGCGTCGGGTGGCCGTCCTGGGATCGGGCAGCTGGGGCACCACCTTCGCCAAGGTCCTCGCCGAGGGCGGCGCCGACGTCACCCTCTGGGCGCGTCGGCCCGAGGTGGCCCGCGAGATCACCGAGAGCAAGCGCAACAGCGACTACCTCCCGGGCATCAACCTGCCCCGCACCCTCGTCGCGACCCCGTCGGTCGAGCAGGCCCTCGCGGGTGCCGAGCAGGTCTACCTGTCGGTCCCCAGCCAGACATTGCGCGACAACCTGACGGCCATCCGCGGCATGGTCCCGTCCGGGGTGCCGGTCGTCAGTCTGATGAAGGGCGTCGAGAAGGCCACCGGGTTGCGCATGAGCGAGGTGATCGAGGCCGAGCTCGGCATCGACCGCGACCTGATCGCCGTCGCGTCGGGGCCCAACCTCGCCCTCGAGATCGCGAAGCGGCAGCCCACGGCCGCCGTCGTGTCGTCGTACAGCCTCGACACGGCGACCCTGGTGGCGGCCACCGCCACCAACCCGTACTTCCGCTCGTTCGTGAACACCGACGTGATCGGCACCGAGTTCGGGGGCGTCCTCAAGAACCTGATCGCCGTCGCGATCGGCATCGTCGACGGCGTGGGGTACGGCGAGAACACCAAGGCGTCGATCATCACGCGCGGACTGGCCGAGATGACCGCGTTCGCCGTGTCGTTCGGGGCCAAGGCCGAGACCCTCGCCGGTCTCGCCGGGCTGGGCGACCTCATCGCCACCTGCGAGTCGCCGCTCTCGCGCAACAACACCGCGGGTCGGCTGCTCGGGCAGGGTTACGCCTTCGGCGACGTCGTGCGCCAGATGAACCAGACCGCCGAGGGGCTGGCCTCCGTCGCGCCGATCCTCGAACTCGCGCGGTCGCGCGGCGTCGACATGCCCATCGTCCAGCAGGTGGCCGAGGTGCTCGCCGGTACACTCGACCCGCGCAACATCGCCCCACACCTCACCGAGACGGACGAGCCCCAGGGCGAGTGA
- a CDS encoding DUF3515 family protein produces the protein MSNPSSRLAARLRPRLRVSALVLVGAGLATTLVGCSQAVPMQPAAGANDPACAQVTVHLPEVVDDGQGRRETDAQATGAWGSPTSVLLHCGVETPAVSDLPCYDIQGVDWLVDQDPDDAETSILTTYGREPGVQVIVDTTKANGGNVLRDLADAVGYLPNDGKKCVGAGDLPGSAGSADEPSATPTPTP, from the coding sequence ATGTCGAACCCGTCCTCGCGCCTCGCCGCGCGCCTCCGTCCCCGTCTTCGCGTCTCGGCCCTCGTGCTCGTCGGGGCCGGTCTCGCGACGACGCTCGTCGGCTGCTCGCAAGCCGTCCCGATGCAGCCCGCCGCGGGGGCGAACGACCCGGCCTGCGCCCAGGTCACCGTCCACCTGCCCGAGGTCGTCGACGACGGGCAGGGCCGCCGCGAGACCGACGCCCAGGCGACCGGCGCCTGGGGGTCGCCGACCAGCGTGCTGCTGCACTGCGGCGTCGAGACGCCCGCCGTGTCCGACCTGCCCTGCTACGACATCCAGGGCGTCGACTGGCTCGTCGATCAAGACCCGGACGACGCCGAGACCTCGATCCTCACCACGTACGGCCGCGAACCCGGCGTCCAGGTGATCGTCGACACCACCAAGGCGAACGGCGGCAACGTCCTGCGCGACCTGGCCGACGCGGTCGGCTACCTGCCGAACGACGGCAAGAAGTGTGTCGGAGCCGGCGACCTGCCCGGGTCGGCCGGGTCGGCCGACGAGCCGTCGGCGACGCCCACGCCGACGCCGTAG
- the murA gene encoding UDP-N-acetylglucosamine 1-carboxyvinyltransferase produces MNSLVQDAAAAGARVGLTSDEIVIRGGKPLIGRIEVRGAKNLATKAMVAALLGDTPSILKDVPDISDVNVVRGLLSVHGVRITDPARGEMILDPSNVESAHFAEIDAHAGSSRIPILFCGPLLHRLGEAFIPDLGGCRIGDRPIDFHLDALRAFGAVVDKSYNGIHLTAPNGLTGANIELPYPSVGATEQVLLTAVLAKGVTELRNAAIEPEIMDLIAILQKMGAVVSVEPNRVIFIEGVEKLRGYTHRAINDRNEAASWASAALATKGDIFVEGADQKDLMTFLNVFRKVGGDFDVHEDGIRFFHPGGELKPVVVETDVHPGFMTDWQQPLIVALTQAQGTSVVHETVYENRFQFTEALNDMGADITVHKDGLPDHDRRVARREFEQAAVINGPTALHGADIRVPDLRGGFSHLIAALTAEGESKISNVGIISRGYEHFIAKLRKLGADFDFKG; encoded by the coding sequence GTGAACTCTCTCGTCCAAGACGCAGCAGCAGCAGGTGCCCGTGTGGGGCTGACCTCCGATGAGATCGTCATCCGGGGCGGCAAACCGCTGATCGGTCGCATCGAGGTGCGTGGTGCCAAGAACCTGGCCACGAAGGCCATGGTCGCGGCCCTCCTGGGCGACACCCCCAGCATCCTGAAGGACGTCCCGGACATCAGCGACGTCAACGTCGTCCGCGGTCTGCTGTCGGTGCACGGCGTGCGCATCACCGACCCGGCTCGCGGCGAGATGATCCTCGACCCCTCCAACGTCGAGTCCGCCCACTTCGCCGAGATCGACGCCCACGCCGGCTCGAGCCGCATCCCGATCCTCTTCTGCGGTCCGCTGCTGCACCGCCTGGGCGAGGCGTTCATCCCCGACCTCGGCGGCTGCCGCATCGGCGACCGGCCCATCGACTTCCACCTCGATGCCTTGCGTGCCTTCGGTGCCGTCGTCGACAAGTCGTACAACGGCATCCACCTCACCGCGCCCAACGGCCTCACCGGCGCCAACATCGAGCTGCCCTACCCGAGCGTCGGCGCCACCGAGCAGGTGCTGCTGACCGCGGTGCTCGCCAAGGGCGTCACCGAACTGCGCAACGCCGCGATCGAGCCCGAGATCATGGACCTCATCGCCATCCTGCAGAAGATGGGCGCCGTCGTCTCGGTCGAGCCGAACCGCGTCATCTTCATCGAGGGCGTCGAGAAGCTCCGCGGCTACACGCACCGGGCGATCAACGACCGCAACGAGGCCGCGAGCTGGGCCTCGGCCGCACTCGCGACCAAGGGCGACATCTTCGTCGAGGGCGCCGACCAGAAAGACCTGATGACGTTCCTCAACGTCTTCCGCAAGGTCGGCGGCGACTTCGACGTCCACGAGGACGGCATCCGCTTCTTCCACCCGGGTGGCGAGCTCAAGCCCGTCGTCGTCGAGACCGACGTCCACCCCGGCTTCATGACCGACTGGCAGCAGCCGCTCATCGTCGCCCTCACCCAGGCGCAGGGCACCTCGGTCGTCCACGAGACGGTCTACGAGAACCGCTTCCAGTTCACCGAGGCCCTCAACGACATGGGTGCCGACATCACGGTCCACAAAGACGGACTGCCCGACCACGACCGCCGTGTCGCGCGTCGCGAGTTCGAGCAGGCCGCGGTGATCAACGGCCCGACGGCCCTGCACGGTGCCGACATCCGCGTGCCCGACCTGCGTGGCGGGTTCAGCCACCTCATCGCGGCGCTGACCGCCGAGGGCGAGTCGAAGATCAGCAACGTCGGCATCATCAGCCGCGGCTACGAGCACTTCATCGCGAAGCTGCGCAAGCTCGGTGCCGACTTCGACTTCAAGGGCTGA
- a CDS encoding ATP-dependent DNA helicase RecG encodes MPDSPLDASLAGALGGRTATALQKAFGLRTVGDLLAHFPRRYARRGELTALDQLPLGESVTIVAQVLDVRERTMRARRGSILEVRIGDGQGILTLTFFNQAWRAKDLVPGARGIFAGKVGDYRGLRQLAHPDYELFDASHEAVAGVGDQQAQKWAKQPIPIYPASASVASWQVQKSVEVLLDGLPPIDDAVPASVRSELDLVPVSEAYERIHRPETDRDHLTARDTLRFDEAFVLQSALLQQRALVRRSAATPRRATPDGLLATFDAALPFERTGDQRLVGDEITRDLEAEVPMNRLVQGEVGSGKTLVALRAMLAVAESGGQSALLAPTEVLAAQHLRSITATLGPDLAARLRPTLLTGQMTVAQRKKALLSIVSGQAHIVVGTHALISETVEFFDLGLVVVDEQHRFGVDQREALRKKGATPPHVLVLTATPIPRTVAMTVFGDLDVSTIAELPKGRQPIESFVVPLADHPTWGGRIWQRSAEEVAKGRQVFVVCPAIDAVTAEPGDPPDADDAPGDDAPGADASEAPAPERASVEGVMARVPTIPVLQGLRVEPLHGRMSSDEKDDVMRRFAAGDIDVLVATTVIEVGVDVPNASTMVVLDADRFGVSQLHQLRGRVGRGGHPGLCLLVTHAAADTVARERVDAVAATLDGFELAQVDLDLRREGDVLGNLQSGGRSSLRLLRVARDGDLIGLAREHAAGVLDADPRLVDHPALAAAIARRLDDRGREAMGKN; translated from the coding sequence GTGCCCGACTCACCCCTCGACGCGTCGCTGGCCGGGGCCCTCGGCGGCCGGACGGCCACCGCCCTGCAGAAGGCCTTCGGCCTGCGCACGGTCGGCGACCTGCTGGCGCACTTCCCTCGGCGTTACGCCCGGCGGGGCGAGCTCACGGCGCTCGACCAGTTGCCCCTCGGCGAGTCCGTCACGATCGTGGCCCAGGTGCTCGACGTGCGCGAACGCACGATGCGCGCCCGGCGCGGGTCGATCCTCGAGGTGCGCATCGGCGACGGCCAGGGCATCCTCACGCTCACTTTCTTCAACCAGGCGTGGCGGGCCAAGGATCTGGTGCCGGGTGCCCGGGGCATCTTCGCCGGCAAGGTCGGCGACTACCGGGGGCTCCGTCAGCTGGCGCACCCCGACTACGAGTTGTTCGACGCCTCGCACGAGGCCGTCGCGGGGGTCGGCGACCAACAGGCCCAGAAGTGGGCGAAGCAGCCGATCCCGATCTACCCGGCCAGCGCCTCCGTGGCGTCCTGGCAGGTCCAGAAGTCGGTCGAGGTGCTGCTCGACGGCCTGCCGCCGATCGACGACGCGGTGCCGGCGTCGGTCCGGTCCGAGCTCGACCTCGTGCCCGTGTCCGAGGCGTACGAGCGCATCCACCGTCCCGAGACCGATCGCGACCACCTCACGGCCCGCGACACCCTGCGGTTCGACGAGGCATTCGTGCTGCAGAGCGCCCTGCTCCAGCAGCGGGCGCTCGTGCGTCGGTCGGCAGCGACCCCCCGACGTGCCACCCCCGACGGCCTGCTCGCCACCTTCGACGCCGCCCTGCCCTTCGAGCGGACGGGCGACCAGCGCCTCGTCGGCGACGAGATCACCCGCGACCTCGAGGCCGAGGTGCCGATGAACCGCCTCGTGCAGGGCGAGGTCGGCTCGGGCAAGACCCTCGTCGCCCTGCGGGCGATGCTCGCGGTGGCCGAGAGCGGTGGCCAGTCGGCCCTGCTGGCCCCGACCGAGGTGCTCGCGGCCCAGCACCTGCGATCGATCACGGCCACGCTCGGGCCCGACCTGGCGGCCCGCCTCCGCCCGACCCTGCTGACCGGCCAGATGACGGTCGCCCAGCGCAAGAAGGCGCTGCTGTCCATCGTCAGCGGCCAGGCGCACATCGTGGTGGGCACCCACGCCCTGATCAGCGAGACCGTCGAGTTCTTCGACCTCGGCCTCGTCGTCGTCGACGAGCAGCACCGCTTCGGCGTCGACCAGCGTGAGGCGCTGCGCAAGAAAGGCGCCACGCCGCCGCACGTGCTCGTCCTGACCGCGACGCCGATCCCGCGCACCGTGGCCATGACGGTCTTCGGCGACCTCGACGTGTCCACCATCGCCGAGCTGCCGAAGGGGCGCCAGCCGATCGAGTCGTTCGTCGTGCCCCTCGCCGACCACCCGACCTGGGGCGGTCGCATCTGGCAGCGCTCGGCCGAAGAGGTGGCGAAGGGGCGACAGGTGTTCGTCGTCTGCCCGGCGATCGACGCGGTCACGGCCGAACCCGGCGACCCGCCCGACGCCGACGACGCGCCCGGCGACGACGCGCCCGGGGCCGACGCGTCCGAGGCACCGGCACCCGAACGCGCGAGTGTCGAAGGGGTCATGGCGCGGGTGCCCACGATCCCCGTGCTGCAGGGCCTGCGCGTCGAGCCCCTGCACGGACGCATGTCGTCCGACGAGAAGGACGACGTCATGCGTCGCTTCGCCGCCGGCGACATCGACGTGCTCGTCGCGACGACGGTCATCGAGGTGGGGGTCGACGTGCCGAACGCCTCGACCATGGTCGTGCTCGACGCCGACCGTTTCGGCGTCTCGCAGCTGCACCAGTTGCGCGGTCGCGTCGGCCGCGGTGGCCACCCGGGGCTCTGCCTGCTCGTCACCCACGCGGCGGCCGACACCGTGGCCCGCGAGCGGGTCGACGCGGTGGCGGCCACGCTCGACGGCTTCGAGCTCGCGCAGGTCGACCTCGACCTGCGTCGCGAGGGCGACGTGCTCGGCAACCTCCAGTCGGGCGGCCGCTCGTCCCTGCGTCTGCTGCGGGTGGCCCGCGACGGCGACCTCATCGGCCTCGCCCGTGAGCACGCGGCCGGGGTCCTCGACGCCGACCCCCGCCTGGTCGACCACCCCGCCCTCGCCGCCGCCATCGCGCGCCGACTCGACGACCGGGGCCGCGAGGCCATGGGCAAGAACTGA
- the thiL gene encoding thiamine-phosphate kinase, with protein sequence MERRSTDPRPDDADTVEGVGELATLARILPRLPRGDDTLLGPGDDAAVVAAPDGRFVVTTDLMVHGPDFRRAWSTSYDLGWKAAASNLSDVAAMGARPTALVVALAVPGDTSVTELEAFADGLREGCSVMAPGTGVVGGDLSVSPTFTVAVTAFGDLEGRTPVRRDGARPGDVVAVSGALGRSARGLDLLFRLGVDHEGVPDTAAAAALRERDPDVGWHLAPTPPVADGRSAALAGATAMLDLSDGLALDAGRVARASGVVVDLSARALGDDPRLALSGGEDHSLFATFPPDVALPGGFRAVGTVGDPAGGAPRVTVDGSDLGESGGWDPYRLWSGAQG encoded by the coding sequence ATGGAACGACGCTCCACGGACCCCCGCCCGGACGACGCCGACACCGTCGAGGGCGTCGGCGAGCTCGCCACCCTGGCCCGCATCCTGCCGCGCCTGCCCCGAGGCGACGACACGCTGCTCGGCCCCGGTGACGACGCCGCCGTGGTCGCGGCGCCCGACGGCCGGTTCGTCGTGACGACCGACCTCATGGTGCACGGCCCCGACTTCCGTCGTGCCTGGTCGACGTCGTACGACCTCGGCTGGAAGGCCGCGGCGTCGAACCTGTCCGACGTGGCGGCGATGGGCGCGCGGCCCACGGCGCTGGTCGTCGCCCTCGCGGTGCCCGGCGACACGAGCGTGACCGAGCTCGAGGCCTTCGCGGACGGCCTCCGCGAGGGCTGTTCCGTGATGGCCCCGGGCACGGGTGTCGTCGGCGGTGACCTCTCGGTCTCGCCGACCTTCACGGTCGCGGTGACGGCGTTCGGCGACCTCGAGGGACGCACGCCGGTGCGGCGGGACGGAGCCCGACCCGGCGACGTCGTCGCGGTGTCGGGCGCGCTCGGCCGTTCGGCGCGTGGACTCGATCTGCTGTTCCGTCTCGGCGTCGACCACGAGGGGGTGCCCGACACCGCCGCGGCCGCCGCCCTGCGTGAGCGCGACCCGGACGTCGGCTGGCACCTGGCCCCAACCCCACCCGTGGCCGACGGCCGCTCGGCGGCGCTGGCCGGGGCGACCGCCATGCTCGACCTGTCGGACGGCCTCGCCCTCGACGCCGGTCGCGTCGCCCGCGCCTCCGGTGTCGTGGTCGACCTGTCGGCCCGGGCGCTGGGCGACGACCCCCGGCTCGCCCTCTCGGGCGGCGAGGACCACTCCCTGTTCGCCACGTTCCCGCCCGACGTCGCGTTGCCCGGTGGTTTCCGCGCCGTCGGCACGGTCGGCGATCCGGCAGGAGGCGCGCCCCGCGTCACCGTCGACGGTTCCGACCTCGGCGAGTCCGGCGGGTGGGACCCGTACCGCCTGTGGTCGGGGGCGCAGGGCTGA
- a CDS encoding acyl-CoA dehydrogenase family protein, protein MTSVDRTVRPSFTKSLFAGRIASELVFPYPQMTAAEKARVETVSASAREVLAGYDPLKAEREGWIGDDLVRELGERGLMGLFVSEEYGGLGLGQSAYCRVYEEFGRVDGTLATVMGVHQSIGTKPLHLYGTDDQRARWLPDLASGRKLAAFVLTEPNVGSDAYALETRAERQSDGSWLLNGEKRWIGNGDKDVLTVFAQSDLGHVALIVEKGTEGLSTGPRFETHGLKANHLQRVHFKDVRVPAENLLGEPGDGFRIAVNTLNNGRMSMGTAIAGGMKRFLELSLEHTEARHQFGRPLADFEMVGDKLAWMTQQIYGVESMSYLTTGLVDRGDTDFALESAMTKVAASDTGWYALNRAVQLHGGEAYMEGHPLSKALRDFRIFPIFEGANDVLRAFVALNGLKTLSEELPDVASLRIGDPGRALGVLAPYVAGRVQRRIRPERPIGVHPALAKQAAELGDQVSRLRERTEGALRKHGKKVQEKQLVQKRLADAASGIYAQTAVLSRASTALQEARADSDAERHLAVGFCKQSARGVGRQLRALEVNDDGHVADLAKATRASGGYSFSL, encoded by the coding sequence ATGACCAGCGTTGATCGTACTGTGAGGCCCTCGTTCACGAAGTCGCTGTTCGCCGGGCGCATCGCCTCCGAACTCGTCTTCCCGTACCCGCAGATGACGGCGGCCGAGAAGGCCCGGGTCGAGACGGTCTCGGCATCCGCCCGCGAGGTGCTCGCCGGCTACGACCCGCTGAAGGCCGAACGCGAGGGGTGGATCGGCGACGACCTCGTGCGCGAGCTGGGCGAGCGGGGGCTGATGGGACTCTTCGTCTCCGAGGAGTACGGCGGTCTGGGGCTCGGCCAGAGCGCGTACTGCCGCGTGTACGAGGAGTTCGGTCGGGTCGACGGCACCCTGGCCACGGTCATGGGGGTGCACCAGTCCATCGGGACGAAGCCCCTGCACCTCTACGGCACCGACGACCAGAGGGCGCGCTGGCTGCCCGACCTGGCGAGCGGCCGGAAGCTCGCGGCGTTCGTGCTCACCGAGCCGAACGTGGGCAGCGACGCCTACGCGCTCGAGACCCGGGCCGAGCGGCAGAGCGACGGCAGCTGGCTGCTGAACGGCGAGAAGCGGTGGATCGGCAACGGCGACAAGGACGTCCTGACGGTCTTCGCGCAGAGCGACCTCGGGCACGTCGCGCTGATCGTCGAGAAGGGCACGGAGGGGCTGAGCACCGGCCCGCGGTTCGAGACGCACGGCCTCAAGGCCAACCACCTGCAGCGCGTGCACTTCAAGGACGTCCGCGTGCCCGCCGAGAACCTCCTCGGCGAACCCGGCGACGGCTTCCGCATCGCGGTGAACACGCTGAACAACGGTCGCATGTCGATGGGCACGGCCATCGCGGGCGGCATGAAGCGGTTCCTCGAGCTGAGCCTCGAACACACGGAGGCGCGGCACCAGTTCGGCAGGCCGCTCGCCGACTTCGAGATGGTCGGCGACAAGCTCGCCTGGATGACGCAGCAGATCTACGGCGTCGAGTCGATGTCGTACCTGACCACGGGCCTCGTCGACCGCGGCGACACCGACTTCGCGCTCGAGTCGGCGATGACCAAGGTCGCCGCGAGCGACACCGGCTGGTACGCCCTCAACCGGGCCGTCCAGCTGCACGGAGGCGAGGCCTACATGGAGGGGCACCCGCTGTCCAAGGCCCTGCGCGACTTCCGCATCTTCCCGATCTTCGAGGGGGCCAACGACGTCCTGCGCGCGTTCGTCGCCCTGAACGGCCTCAAGACGCTCAGCGAGGAGCTGCCCGACGTCGCGTCGCTGAGGATCGGCGACCCCGGTCGGGCGCTCGGGGTGCTCGCGCCGTACGTCGCGGGGCGCGTGCAGCGGCGCATCCGGCCCGAGCGGCCGATCGGGGTCCACCCCGCGCTCGCCAAGCAGGCCGCCGAGCTCGGCGACCAGGTCTCGCGGCTGCGCGAGCGCACCGAGGGGGCGCTCCGCAAGCACGGCAAGAAGGTGCAGGAGAAGCAGCTCGTCCAGAAGCGCCTCGCCGACGCGGCGAGCGGCATCTACGCGCAGACGGCCGTCCTCTCCCGGGCCTCGACGGCCCTCCAGGAGGCACGGGCCGACTCCGACGCGGAGCGTCACCTGGCCGTCGGCTTCTGCAAGCAGTCCGCCCGCGGGGTGGGACGGCAGCTGCGGGCCCTCGAGGTGAACGACGACGGGCACGTGGCCGACCTCGCGAAGGCGACCCGCGCCTCCGGCGGGTACTCCTTCTCGCTCTGA